From Oncorhynchus tshawytscha isolate Ot180627B linkage group LG27, Otsh_v2.0, whole genome shotgun sequence, a single genomic window includes:
- the tmem130 gene encoding transmembrane protein 130, which translates to MSLPLILSPQVLVLATDGLSNLQNIAGKLSFIQRDGNVTYLRDKELATEVPTETKFELFDPRNTLRTARFNYTWDFGNGEVRKGSEPSVHYNYSSPGNYTLRLRVGAQVNKTSTTLTGVHTMDVTVLDAIRNIELSPLSFQVSRNNSLVVHVDGSPPMWVCWRFLQNCVSATPTGCHLTMLYENTMTLNHTFTALGVHCLDISARNNISKLQTSYNIFVRRDPPINLLFTLTCTGIILVILAFITVIACRTKNGHNNKPQMSKSSNATYSSMNMELQTQQDIPDISSDLYVSRPKNEEVQPLLQHGTRSVAKSYRN; encoded by the exons ATGTCACTTCCACTGATTCTGAGCCCCCAAGTTTTGGTGCTCGCGACAGACGGTTTGAGCAATCTTC aAAATATTGCAGGCAAGCTCAGCTTCATTCAGAGGGATGGAAATGTGACTTATCTGCGGGACAAGGAGCTGGCCACGGAAGTTCCAACCGAGACAAAGTTTGAACTGTTCGATCCAAGGAACACTTTACGCACTGCCAGATTCAACTATACCTGGGACTTCGGCAACGG AGAGGTGCGGAAGGGATCGGAGCCATCTGTGCACTATAACTACTCATCCCCTGGAAACTACACTCTGCGGCTGAGAGTTGGGGCCCAAGTGAACAAAACCTCTACTACACTAACTGGGGTACACACCATGGACGTTACAGTTTTGG ACGCCATCAGAAATATTGAGTTGAGCCCTTTGAGTTTCCAGGTTTCCAGAAACAACAGTCTGGTTGTTCATGTGGATGGAAG tcctcccATGTGGGTCTGTTGGAGGTTCCTACAGAACTGTGTATCAGCAACCCCTACAGGCTGTCACCTGACCATGCTGTATGAGAACACCATGACACTGAACCACACCTTCACAGCTTTAGGAGTCCACTGTCTGGACATCAGCGCCCGCAACAACATCAGCAAACTGCAGACCTCCTACAACATCTTTGTGAGGAGAGATC CCCCCATTAACCTGCTCTTCACCCTGACATGTACTGGGATCATCTTGGTAATACTCGCCTTCATCACTGTTATAGCCTGTCGCACTAAGAATGGACACAACAACAAACCACAG atGTCTAAGTCCAGTAACGCCACTTACTCCAGCATGAACATGGAACTGCAGACACAACAGGACATCCCTGATATCAGTAGTGATCTCTATGTGTCCAGGCCAAAGAACGAAGAGGTCCAACCCCTTCTACAGCACGGGACCAGATCTGTCGCCAAATCCTACCGCAACTAG